The Pecten maximus chromosome 11, xPecMax1.1, whole genome shotgun sequence genome has a segment encoding these proteins:
- the LOC117338027 gene encoding uncharacterized protein LOC117338027 translates to MLFTGNSDRNTVVKSSLVPSIKAVYVRINPRSWSIHISLRFDISGCYNVKEKNSRSDFYRLPMSPSADLNQHLVFESQSQSLPNCGKLCHRGELCFSFTFDTHQNTCRGYKLIATKTLVTFSTESTNYFVNAGLLTSIGIKIVSNIGTFFKVTELDLNQTIASDVCTRQYSGLMRIKSESELLSVQNVIAGNTILATDHSQLFVSGTYVLPEWRYTDESGIIDSALWSPSNPDPSEGHCVMMTPTGLKSVNCATKLFSICEFF, encoded by the exons ATG TTATTTACCGGAAACAGTGACCGAAATACCGTAGTCAAGTCCAGTCTCGTCCCCAGTATCAAAGCTGTTTACGTCCGTATCAATCCCAGGAGCTGGAGCATCCATATTAGTCTCAGATTTGACATCAGTGGATGTTACAATGTCAAGGAAAAAA ATAGCCGGTCGGACTTTTACAGATTGCCAATGTCACCCTCGGCAGACCTCAATCAGCACCTTGTGTTCGAGTCACAGTCTCAGTCACTTCCGAACTGTGGTAAACTGTGTCATAGAGGGGAATTGTGTTTTTCCTTCACCTTTGACACACATCAGAACACTTGTCGAGGCTATAAACTAATAGCCACGAAAACACTCGTGACCTTCTCCACAGAATCAACGAACTATTTCGTTAATGcag GGTTGCTGACATCCATTGGAATCAAAATTGTATCGAACATAGGCACGTTCTTCAAGGTGACCGAACTTGACTTGAACCAGACAATTGCATCCGATGTCTGCACCCGACAATACTCGGGGCTGATGCGGATTAAGTCGGAGTCTGAACTGTTAAGTGTACAGAATGTCATTGCCGGAAACACCATTCTAG cAACAGATCACAGCCAATTGTTCGTGTCTGGTACGTATGTGTTGCCAGAATGGAGGTATACTGATGAATCGGGAATTATCGACAGCGCTCTTTGGTCGCCTAGCAACCCTGACCCGAGTGAAGGTCACTGTGTCATGATGACACCAACAGGTCTGAAAAGTGTGAACTGTGCAACAAAACTCTTCTCCATTTGTGAATTCTTTTGA
- the LOC117338427 gene encoding uncharacterized protein LOC117338427 produces MDPGPLPPQLTGLTVVEQQLISRISPAINVYLLKHGGIAANGHCVTFPQQVNEPSQILPKLPSEINIIKVKKQDKNGSPKDYRVRRFTVQNALAWLKLNNVAYSDIIISNERLNNLPLDGDIALQDLDVSSVQHSNDKGPADNQTNPGQTDGISDSCVELPEPAVDIQSKVEEVLQEIIGPDHNPVSIKKNVVNIPWLTRGDKPLSEFTTKYFFTLAFPCLFLTASGDFYVNRPHTCESMSEWADHLLWYKDGRFAQHQYFKFIVHNIITRKRALQRSTYIVNQQLGDGHITVEELRDKLQNGDTSIPQKVLYFAATLRGTSQYWAQRSKELRALIQFQINEGKVMGPAFNVDAFWYRQEFAKSRGMIHWHGLCWRKDRQPHNLMFDALQRGLSDTQCASHLSNWAEAEFKMTASSRNR; encoded by the exons atggatCCTGGCCCACTTCCTCCGCAGCTTACAGGCCTTACTGTAGTAGAGCAGCAATTGATATCCAGAATATCGCCAGCTATAAATGTTTACCTTTTGAAACATGGGGGGATAGCGGCCAATGGTCACTGTGTGACATTTCCCCAACAAGTAAATGAGCCATCTCAAATACTGCCAAAACTCCCAtcagaaataaacataattaaagTAAAGAAACAAGACAAAAATGGATCACCCAAGGACTACCGCGTTCGACGCTTCACAGTCCAAAACGCTTTAGCATGGTTAAAACTTAACAATGTCGCTTATTCCGACATCATCATCAGTAATGAACGATTAAATAACCTTCCACTGGATGGTGATATTGCCCTTCAAGACTTAGATGTATCATCCGTTCAACACAGTAATGACAAGGGTCCAGCAGACAACCAAACTAATCCGGGTCAAACTGATGGAATAAGTGATTCTTGCGTTGAGCTTCCAGAACCAGCAGTAGACATTCAATCAAAAGTTGAAGAAGTCTTGCAAGAAATCATTGGTCCTGACCATAACCCAGTCAGCATCAAGAAAAATGTTGTCAACATTCCCTGGCTCACAAGAGGCGACAAGCCACTTTCGGAATTCACCACAAAGTATTTCTTTACGCTAGCATTCCCATGTCTTTTCCTGACAGCATCTGGGGATTTTTACGTAAATCGTCCACACACATGCGAGTCCATGTCTGAATGGGCAGATCATTTATTATGGTACAAGGATGGACGCTTTGCacaacatcaatattttaaatttattgtGCATAACATAATCACGCGAAAACGCGCACTACAAAGAAGTACATATATTGTGAATCAGCAACTTGGTGATGGACACATTACAGTAGAAGAATTACGGGACAAACTTCAAAACGGAGATACTTCAATTCCACAAAAGGTTCTATACTTTGCAGCTACTCTGCGAGGCACGTCGCAATACTGGGCTCAAAGATCAAAGGAACTACGAGCCCTAATCCAATTCCAGATAAATGAAGGAAAAG TTATGGGACCAGCTTTCAATGTAGACGCCTTCTGGTACCGACAAGAATTCGCAAAGTCACGAGGAATGATACATTGGCATGGTCTATGTTGGAGAAAAGACCGACAACCTCATAACTTGATGTTTGACGCACTCCAGAGAGGACTATCCGATACTCAGTGTGCTAGTCATTTGTCCAACTGGGCAGAGGCCGAGTTTAAAATGACCGCTTCCAGCAGGAACAGATGA